The Chelonia mydas isolate rCheMyd1 chromosome 3, rCheMyd1.pri.v2, whole genome shotgun sequence genome includes a region encoding these proteins:
- the MTO1 gene encoding protein MTO1 homolog, mitochondrial isoform X1, with protein sequence MPPLPSRLPPDAPRWKEECFHKLATTVWEVEFVQHWKNSFYRSRMCLLCAAIMAWLQRCSTHNVDVAIITKGQMSCNPSFGGIGKGHLMREVDALDGLCARICDQSGIHYKVLNRCKGPAVWGLRAQIDRKLYKENMQKEILNTPLLTVHEASVEDLLLMEPEPDRPGKCQVSGVILGDGSRVHAGSVILTTGTFLRGVVFIGLKMHPAGRLGDQPSIGLAQTLEKLGFAVGRLKTGTPPRLAKDSIDFSILERHMADNPPVPFSFLSEAVWIKPEDQLSCYRTLTNAKVEQIIHNSLHLNNHVQETTRGPRALVVMAVPCSRYCPSLESKVLRFPNRIHQLWLEPEGLDSNVIYPQGMSMTLPPELQEQVIACIRGLEKAKMMQPGYGVQYDFLDPRQLSASLESRLVQRLFFAGQINGTTGYEEAAAQGVIAGINAGLRVSGKPPFIISRTEGYIGVLIDDLTTLGTNEPYRMFTSRVEFRMSLRPDNADSRLTLRGFEEAGCVSQKRYAQASRMKAAIEEAIAVLKSLQFTATKWSRLVPEAPISTNRSSLASALDILQYPEVTMELLARAIPEPLRKFAECRELAERLKIEAVYEWHVASQQQEIEEVRRDEALQLPEDLDYFAIDASLSQEVREKLDSNRPQTIGAVSRIPGITPAAIVNLLRFVKTNRQRTEHIEHSRIGRPLPEGNTLGKSKFQNSSLSCAS encoded by the exons ATGCCCCCCTTgccctcccgcctcccccccgACGCACCAAGGTGGAAGGAAGAATGCTTCCATAAACTAGCTACCACTGTTTGGGAGGTGGAGTTCGTACAGCATTGGAAAAACTCCTTTTATCGGTCTAGGATGTGTCTACTCTGTGCTGCTATAATGGCATGGCTACAGCGCTGTAGCACCCATAATGTAGATGTGGCCATAATCACAAAAG GGCAAATGTCATGTAACCCTTCCTTCGGTGGCATTGGAAAGGGGCATCTCATGAGGGAGGTAGATGCCCTAGACGGGCTGTGTGCTCGGATCTGTGATCAGTCTGGCATTCATTACAAGGTGCTAAACCGGTGTAAGGGGCCTGCTGTGTGGGGTCTCCGAGCCCAGATTGATAGGAAACTCTATAAAGAAAACATGCAG AAAGAAATCCTTAACACTCCACTGCTGACTGTTCATGAGGCATCCGTGGAGGATCTTCTCCTGATGGAACCAGAGCCAGACCGTCCTGGGAAATGCCAAGTCAGTGGGGTCATTCTAG GGGATGGAAGCAGAGTCCACGCTGGGAGTGTCATCTTGACTACAGGCACGTTTCTGAGGGGGGTGGTCTTCATCGGATTAAAGATGCATCCCGCTGGGCGATTAGGGGATCAGCCCTCCATTGGGCTGGCTCAGACCTTGGAGAAACTGGGATTtgctgtggggaggctgaagactGGGACCCCACCTCGTCTGGCCAAagactctattgacttcagcattCTGGAGAGGCACATGGCTGACAACCCTCCTGTGCCATTCAGCTTCCTCAGTGAGGCTGTGTGGATCAAG CCAGAAGATCAGCTCTCGTGCTACCGGACTCTCACCAATGCCAAAGTGGAGCAAATCATCCACAATAGCCTTCACCTGAACAACCATGTACAGGAGACAACAAGAGGGCCCCG CGCCCTTGTTGTGATGGCTGTTCCCTGTTCCAGATACTGTCCCTCGCTTGAATCCAAAGTTCTGCGCTTTCCAAACCGCATTCATcagctgtggctggagcctgaGGGTCTGGATTCCAATGTCATCTACCCCCAAGGGATGTCAATGACTCTGCCGCCGGAGCTCCAGGAGCAGGTGATTGCGTGCATCCGTGGCTTGGAGAAAGCCAAGATGATGCAGCCAG GCTATGGGGTTCAGTATGATTTTCTGGACCCCCGTCAGCTCAGTGCTTCCCTTGAGTCTCGTCTTGTTCAGCGACTCTTCTTTGCAGGACAGATAAATGGCACCACGGGCTATGAAGAAGCTGCAGCCCAG GGTGTGATTGCTGGGATCAACGCTGGCCTGCGTGTCAGTGGCAAGCCCCCTTTTATCATTAGCCGCACGGAGGGCTACATCGGAGTCTTGATTGATGACCTCACCACCCTAGGCACCAATGAACCATACCGCATGTTCACCAGCCGAGTGGAATTccgcatgtccctgcggcccgaTAACGCAGACAGCAGGCTCACCCTCCGAG GTTTTGAGGAAGCTGGCTGTGTGTCCCAAAAGCGATATGCACAAGCATCTCGGATGAAGGCTGCTATAGAGGAGGCAATAGCAGTGCTAAAATCTCTTCAGTTCACTGCCACCAAGTGGTCCAGACTGGTTCCAGAGGCTCCCATAAGCACCAATCGAAGCTCACTTGCCAG TGCCCTGGACATCCTTCAATATCCAGAGGTCACCATGGAGCTTTTGGCAAGAGCTATCCCAGAGCCCCTGAGAAAGTTTGCTGAATGCAGAGAACTGGCAGAGAGGTTGAAAATAGAAG CGGTTTATGAGTGGCATGtagccagccagcagcaggaaataGAGGAAGTACGTCGAGATGAAGCTCTCCAGCTGCCGGAGGACCTAGATTACTTTGCCATTGATGCATCGTTGTCCCAGGAAGTGCGAGAGAAACTAGACTCCAACCGCCCCCAGACG ATCGGAGCAGTCAGCCGCATTCCTGGGATTACACCAGCCGCCATTGTTAACCTGCTGAGATTTGTGAAGACTAATCGGCAAAGGACAGAGCACATAGAGCACTCTAGGATTGGCAGACCCTTACCAGAGGGAAATACGCTTGGGAAGAGTAAATTTCAGAACTCAAGCTTGAGCTGTGCTTCATGA
- the MTO1 gene encoding protein MTO1 homolog, mitochondrial isoform X7 gives MPPLPSRLPPDAPRWKEECFHKLATTVWEVEFVQHWKNSFYRSRMCLLCAAIMAWLQRCSTHNVDVAIITKGQMSCNPSFGGIGKGHLMREVDALDGLCARICDQSGIHYKVLNRCKGPAVWGLRAQIDRKLYKENMQKEILNTPLLTVHEASVEDLLLMEPEPDRPGKCQVSGVILGDGSRVHAGSVILTTGTFLRGVVFIGLKMHPAGRLGDQPSIGLAQTLEKLGFAVGRLKTGTPPRLAKDSIDFSILERHMADNPPVPFSFLSEAVWIKPEDQLSCYRTLTNAKVEQIIHNSLHLNNHVQETTRGPRALVVMAVPCSRYCPSLESKVLRFPNRIHQLWLEPEGLDSNVIYPQGMSMTLPPELQEQVIACIRGLEKAKMMQPGYGVQYDFLDPRQLSASLESRLVQRLFFAGQINGTTGYEEAAAQGVIAGINAGLRVSGKPPFIISRTEGYIGVLIDDLTTLGTNEPYRMFTSRVEFRMSLRPDNADSRLTLRGFEEAGCVSQKRYAQASRMKAAIEEAIAVLKSLQFTATKWSRLVPEAPISTNRSSLASGL, from the exons ATGCCCCCCTTgccctcccgcctcccccccgACGCACCAAGGTGGAAGGAAGAATGCTTCCATAAACTAGCTACCACTGTTTGGGAGGTGGAGTTCGTACAGCATTGGAAAAACTCCTTTTATCGGTCTAGGATGTGTCTACTCTGTGCTGCTATAATGGCATGGCTACAGCGCTGTAGCACCCATAATGTAGATGTGGCCATAATCACAAAAG GGCAAATGTCATGTAACCCTTCCTTCGGTGGCATTGGAAAGGGGCATCTCATGAGGGAGGTAGATGCCCTAGACGGGCTGTGTGCTCGGATCTGTGATCAGTCTGGCATTCATTACAAGGTGCTAAACCGGTGTAAGGGGCCTGCTGTGTGGGGTCTCCGAGCCCAGATTGATAGGAAACTCTATAAAGAAAACATGCAG AAAGAAATCCTTAACACTCCACTGCTGACTGTTCATGAGGCATCCGTGGAGGATCTTCTCCTGATGGAACCAGAGCCAGACCGTCCTGGGAAATGCCAAGTCAGTGGGGTCATTCTAG GGGATGGAAGCAGAGTCCACGCTGGGAGTGTCATCTTGACTACAGGCACGTTTCTGAGGGGGGTGGTCTTCATCGGATTAAAGATGCATCCCGCTGGGCGATTAGGGGATCAGCCCTCCATTGGGCTGGCTCAGACCTTGGAGAAACTGGGATTtgctgtggggaggctgaagactGGGACCCCACCTCGTCTGGCCAAagactctattgacttcagcattCTGGAGAGGCACATGGCTGACAACCCTCCTGTGCCATTCAGCTTCCTCAGTGAGGCTGTGTGGATCAAG CCAGAAGATCAGCTCTCGTGCTACCGGACTCTCACCAATGCCAAAGTGGAGCAAATCATCCACAATAGCCTTCACCTGAACAACCATGTACAGGAGACAACAAGAGGGCCCCG CGCCCTTGTTGTGATGGCTGTTCCCTGTTCCAGATACTGTCCCTCGCTTGAATCCAAAGTTCTGCGCTTTCCAAACCGCATTCATcagctgtggctggagcctgaGGGTCTGGATTCCAATGTCATCTACCCCCAAGGGATGTCAATGACTCTGCCGCCGGAGCTCCAGGAGCAGGTGATTGCGTGCATCCGTGGCTTGGAGAAAGCCAAGATGATGCAGCCAG GCTATGGGGTTCAGTATGATTTTCTGGACCCCCGTCAGCTCAGTGCTTCCCTTGAGTCTCGTCTTGTTCAGCGACTCTTCTTTGCAGGACAGATAAATGGCACCACGGGCTATGAAGAAGCTGCAGCCCAG GGTGTGATTGCTGGGATCAACGCTGGCCTGCGTGTCAGTGGCAAGCCCCCTTTTATCATTAGCCGCACGGAGGGCTACATCGGAGTCTTGATTGATGACCTCACCACCCTAGGCACCAATGAACCATACCGCATGTTCACCAGCCGAGTGGAATTccgcatgtccctgcggcccgaTAACGCAGACAGCAGGCTCACCCTCCGAG GTTTTGAGGAAGCTGGCTGTGTGTCCCAAAAGCGATATGCACAAGCATCTCGGATGAAGGCTGCTATAGAGGAGGCAATAGCAGTGCTAAAATCTCTTCAGTTCACTGCCACCAAGTGGTCCAGACTGGTTCCAGAGGCTCCCATAAGCACCAATCGAAGCTCACTTGCCAG CGGTTTATGA